A region of the Sulfolobales archaeon genome:
GAGAATAATGCTGGGCTTATAACTCCTTCTTTCTCGGCTACGCCTAGGATATCGTTGTTCACGCTTGTAAGGGCTGTTCTGGGTATGGGTGGTTTTATAAGGGTATCTCTCTCGGAGGTTCTTCGTAGGCCTGGGTGG
Encoded here:
- a CDS encoding FAD-dependent oxidoreductase — translated: MRLCMRVAIVGGGFVGLFTAYYLLKRDVEVVIYDVEPRGGRASENNAGLITPSFSATPRISLFTLVRAVLGMGGFIRVSLSEVLRRPGW